In Miscanthus floridulus cultivar M001 chromosome 5, ASM1932011v1, whole genome shotgun sequence, one genomic interval encodes:
- the LOC136453716 gene encoding small ribosomal subunit protein mS80 (rPPR6)-like, with amino-acid sequence MMWRSRARALLLLRSTIPRSLPPPPPPYATRTLTQLPPPRPLSRFLSSSPDPIPDASSSAAADPFPEVFSSPTEASQDATEAGEDNLSSMWEEAGDADDIFASPGSADAVADDEEVARVCATVESTPEDKIASTLADMIVDFNEPLLAAVLLAAEQCSCKKLISLFNYAAKNNPAAKSLSNLEILVSKVVDSDEIDKTDTYLLWDSIKEIGSVPGSVSTPLLNEMIAIFWKLEKSKAALEVFLKFDEFGCTPDSDSYYLVIEAARKKSMFRSACEVCEKMIGSACFPNGEKVGRILTYLCEGKKVKTAHSLYLAVKEKKIQIPKSALDFLVGASARNDETIGTALELLEEYQGESLKHAGKSFATVVHALCRVNKMEDANNLLTRMVQLEEYQGESLKNAGKTFATVIHGLCRKKKLEDAKTLLMRMVNVGPAPGNAVFNFVITALSKQGEMEDAKGLMRVMESQGISPDIYTYSVLTSGYIKGGMISEAHDLLREAKKVHPKLNRVAYHILIRGYCKMEDFEKAIECLKEMRKDGLLPNVDEYDKLIQSLCLKAMDWRRAEKLLEEMEDSGLCLRGISRSLIAAVKELEGEEMQSKASQEA; translated from the coding sequence ATGATGTGGCGTTCGCGAGCTCGGGCCCTGCTCCTACTCCGCTCGACCATTCCCCGGTCACTGCCGCCTCCTCCACCACCATATGCCACTCGAACCCTAACCCAACTCCCACCTCCCCGCCCTCTCTCccgcttcctctcctcctccccagATCCCATCCCCGATGCCTCTTCCTCCGCCGCCGCGGATCCCTTCCCTGAAGTCTTCTCTTCTCCGACCGAGGCTTCCCAAGATGCCACTGAGGCCGGGGAGGACAACCTGAGCTCGATGTGGGAGGAAGCTGGGGACGCCGACGATATCTTTGCCTCCCCCGGCAGCGCCGACGCCGTAGCCGACGATGAGGAGGTCGCCCGCGTGTGCGCCACCGTCGAGTCCACTCCCGAGGACAAGATCGCGTCCACCCTTGCCGACATGATCGTGGACTTCAACGAGCCGCTCCTCGCCGCAGTCCTCCTTGCTGCCGAGCAATGCTCCTGTAAGAAGCTGATTTCCCTGTTCAACTATGCCGCGAAGAATAACCCCGCTGCCAAGAGCCTCTCGAATCTTGAGATTCTCGTGAGCAAGGTAGTTGATTCTGATGAGATAGACAAGACAGACACTTATTTGCTTTGGGATTCGATTAAGGAAATTGGCTCTGTACCAGGATCAGTGAGTACACCATTGTTGAATGAAATGATCGCCATATTTTGGAAGCTTGAGAAGTCGAAGGCAGCACTGGAGGTGTTTTTGAAGTTCGATGAGTTTGGTTGTACTCCGGACAGTGACAGCTATTATCTTGTTATTGAAGCGGCACGAAAGAAGTCCATGTTCCGCTCTGCTTGTGAAGTTTGTGAGAAGATGATAGGCTCTGCCTGCTTCCCTAATGGTGAGAAGGTTGGCAGGATTTTGACTTACCTTTGTGAGGGGAAGAAGGTGAAGACGGCACACTCATTATACCTTGCAGTGAAGGAAAAAAAGATTCAGATCCCAAAGTCAGCCCTGGATTTCCTTGTTGGTGCTTCGGCAAGGAATGATGAGACCATTGGTACTGCTCTGGAGCTGCTGGAAGAGTACCAAGGGGAGTCGCTTAAGCATGCAGGCAAGTCCTTTGCCACGGTTGTACATGCTTTGTGTAGGGTAAACAAAATGGAGGATGCAAATAATTTGTTGACGAGGAtggtgcagcttgaagagtacCAAGGGGAATCTCTTAAGAATGCAGGCAAGACATTTGCCACAGTTATACATGGTTTGTGTAGGAAAAAGAAATTGGAGGATGCAAAAACATTGTTGATGAGGATGGTAAATGTTGGCCCAGCTCCAGGTAATGCAGTGTTTAATTTTGTCATCACAGCATTGTCAAAACAGGGAGAAATGGAGGATGCAAAAGGTTTGATGAGAGTGATGGAGAGCCAAGGGATCAGTCCTGATATCTATACTTACAGTGTGCTCACGAGTGGCTACATAAAAGGAGGCATGATCAGTGAAGCCCATGATCTACTTCGTGAAGCTAAGAAAGTTCATCCGAAGCTAAACAGGGTTGCTTATCATATACTTATCCGTGGATACTGCAAGATGGAGGACTTTGAGAAGGCCATTGAGTGCCTAAAGGAGATGAGGAAAGATGGGTTGCTGCCAAATGTGGATGAGTATGACAAACTGATTCAGTCATTGTGTCTCAAGGCTATGGACTGGAGAAGAGCTGAGAAACTCCTGGAGGAAATGGAGGATAGTGGTTTATGCCTAAGGGGTATAAGTCGCAGCCTCATAGCTGCAGTCAAGGAGTTGGAAGGAGAGGAAATGCAGTCAAAGGCGAGCCAAGAAGCATAG
- the LOC136453717 gene encoding uncharacterized protein, translating into MAATAPAFTGNLKKALAGLRRINLDGLRWHVFDAKGQVLGRLASQIAVVLQGKDKPTYAPHVENGDMCIVLNAKDISVTGRKMTDKIYYWHTGYVGHLKERRLKDQMKKDPTEVIRKAVLRMLPRNRLRDDRDRKLRIFSGNEHPFHDRPLEPFVMPPRQVREMRPRARRAMIRAQKKEQANRAKEEEDAKNATAEITA; encoded by the exons ATGGCTGCGACGGCACCGGCCTTCACAGGCAACCTGAAG AAAGCACTTGCAGGTCTGAGAAGAATCAATTTAGATGGGTTGCGATGGCATGTATTTGATGCTAAGGGTCAG GTGCTTGGACGGTTGGCTTCCCAAATAGCTGTTGTGCTTCAAGGCAAGGATAAACCAACCTATGCACCACATGTGGAAAATGGAGACATGTGCATTGTACTTAATGCAAAGGATATCAGTGTTACAGGAAGGAAAATGACAGATAAGATTTACTACTGGCATACAGG GTATGTTGGCCATTTGAAGGAAAGGAGGCTCAAGGACCAGATGAAGAAAGATCCAACTGAAGTGATTCGCAAAGCTGTGCTGCGCATGCTTCCCCGCAACAGACTGCGTGAT GATAGGGATCGCAAGCTGAGGATATTTTCTGGGAACGAGCATCCATTCCATGATCGCCCTCTTGAACCTTTTGTGATGCCGCCACGGCAAGTACGCGAGATGCGCCCCCGAGCAAGGCGTGCAATGATAAGGGCCCAGAAGAAAGAGCAGGCAAACAGAgccaaggaggaagaagatgctaaGAATGCCACAGCTGAGATCACTGCGTAG
- the LOC136453720 gene encoding cytochrome P450 704C1-like isoform X2, with the protein MHSIQARRSAPTYLVRFMFHENNKECFSDDVLPGGFSVGKGDVVFYVPYAMGRMEYLWGSDAEVFRPERWLDENGEFQQESPFKFTAFQEFAYRQMKVLAAVLLRFFVFRLRDEEASVNYRATITLLIEHGLHLMATPG; encoded by the exons ATGCATAGTATACAGGCGCGGCGGAGCGCGCCTACATACCTAGTTCGTTTCATGTTTCATGAGAACAACAAGGAGTGCTTCTCGGACGATGTGCTGCCGGGCGGCTTCAGCGTCGGCAAGGGAGACGTCGTGTTCTACGTCCCGTACGCCATGGGGCGAATGGAGTACCTGTGGGGCAGCGATGCCGAGGTCTTCCGGCCCGAGCGCTGGCTCGACGAGAACGGCGAGTTTCAGCAGGAAAGCCCCTTCAAGTTCACAGCTTTTCAG GAATTCGCGTACAGGCAGATGAAGGTGCTGGCGGCCGTGCTGCTCCGCTTCTTCGTGTTCAGACTGCGGGACGAGGAGGCCAGCGTCAACTACAGGGCCACCATCACGCTCCTCATTGAACACGGCCTCCATCTGATGGCAACGCCGGGATGA
- the LOC136453720 gene encoding cytochrome P450 704C1-like isoform X1, whose product MHSIQARRSAPTYLVRFMFHENNKECFSDDVLPGGFSVGKGDVVFYVPYAMGRMEYLWGSDAEVFRPERWLDENGEFQQESPFKFTAFQAGPRICLGKEFAYRQMKVLAAVLLRFFVFRLRDEEASVNYRATITLLIEHGLHLMATPG is encoded by the exons ATGCATAGTATACAGGCGCGGCGGAGCGCGCCTACATACCTAGTTCGTTTCATGTTTCATGAGAACAACAAGGAGTGCTTCTCGGACGATGTGCTGCCGGGCGGCTTCAGCGTCGGCAAGGGAGACGTCGTGTTCTACGTCCCGTACGCCATGGGGCGAATGGAGTACCTGTGGGGCAGCGATGCCGAGGTCTTCCGGCCCGAGCGCTGGCTCGACGAGAACGGCGAGTTTCAGCAGGAAAGCCCCTTCAAGTTCACAGCTTTTCAG GCCGGTCCGAGGATATGCCTGGGGAAGGAATTCGCGTACAGGCAGATGAAGGTGCTGGCGGCCGTGCTGCTCCGCTTCTTCGTGTTCAGACTGCGGGACGAGGAGGCCAGCGTCAACTACAGGGCCACCATCACGCTCCTCATTGAACACGGCCTCCATCTGATGGCAACGCCGGGATGA